AACGAACGCATCACTTCGTCGTTGAAAGTATTGCTTCCATAAAAATCTGTTACCTTTTCAGTAGGTACTTTCACTGGGACATTCTGACGAGTCTGTGCCAGTTCGAGTGCCTTAAATCTTGCTATCGCCATAAATTATAAAGTTACATTTGGTTGACAAAATTGTTTGCACCTCAAAAATATACAATAGATTGTTAAAAACATATATGAATTATAAGGAATATTAGAATAATGAACAATTAGAAAAATGTATTTATTCAAAAAAGAGGCATGAATACAAATCAAGTTTTATTTTTTATTGCACTATTACATTAAAATAGCTATAATAATAGGCATTCAATTTGTTTTTTTATTGAATTTATATCAAAAGAGCTTTAAGTACAAACTATCAACTTTATTCAAAATAAATTCTTTGAAGAAAAAATTGTAATATTCCAATAAACGCATAAAATATTTTGCAATTTTCTTTTACAGCAAAATATTATCTTGTACTTTTGAATAACACAAAATATAATTCTTATTTACTAAAAGATAAGCATTTATACATGTAGTGGTATTTACCTATTTTGTTGAATCCATTAATTACAAGTTTTATTTTGAATCTTTTTTTAAATTTTTTTTGTATTTTTTCAATAAAGTGCTTTATATTTGTACCAAGATTTAAGAAATAATTAACCAATCAATAAAAACCAGTTAACTTATCATGGCAAAAGCTAAACTTGAGTATATTTGGCTGGATGGCTACAAACCAACACAGAGCCTCCGTAGCAAAACTAAAATCGAAAACAATTTTAGTGGTAAATTAGAAGATTGCGACATGTGGTCTTTCGATGGTTCTTCAACAGAACAAGCTCCAGGTGGTTCATCTGACTGTTTATTGAAACCAGTTTTCATTTGTGTTGACCCTGCTCGAAGAGATGCTTATTTGGTAATGTGCGAAGTGTTGAATGCTGATGGTACTCCACATGAGTCTAACGGTCGTGCTACTATCGAAGATGATGATAACGATTTCTGGTTCGGTTTTGAACAAGAATATTTCCTTTGGAATCTTGAAACAGACAAACCTCTTGGCTTCCCAGCTAACGGTTACCCTGCTCCTCAAGGCCCTTACTATTGCTCAGTTGGTGCTAAAAATGCTTATGGCAGAGATATCGTTGAAGAACACCTAGACATCTGTCTTGATGCTGGCTTGAACGTTGAAGGTATCAATGCTGAAGTTGCTGCTGGTCAGTGGGAATTCCAAATTTTCTCTAAAGGTGCAAAAGAAGCTGGTGACCAAATCTGGATTGCTCGCTATTTGTTGGAAAGACTTGGTGAAAAATATAACGTTGCTATCAACTGGCACTGTAAACCACTCGGAGCTACTGACTGGAACGGTTCTGGTATGCACGCTAACTTCTCTAACACAGCTCTTCGTACAGCTGGTAAGAAAGAAACTTACGACATCATTTGCGAAGCTTTCCGCCCCTACGTTGCTGAACACATTGCTGTATATGGTGCTGATAACCACTTGAGATTGACTGGTAAACACGAAACTCAGTCTATCGACCAATTCTCTTATGGTGTTTCTGACCGTGGTGCTTCTATCCGTATCCCAATCGCAGCTGTTGAAAAAGGCTGGAAAGGTTGGTTGGAAGACCGTCGTCCAAACTCAGCTGCTGACCCATACAAAGTTGCTGCTCGTATTATCAAAACTGTTAAAACTGCTAAAATCTAGTCTTAACAGTTCGCAATATTCAAAAGCCTGTTCCTTCCAGAACAGGCTTTTGTTATTTACAGCCTCTATACTTTTTTTCGTTATTAAATAAGTACCTTTGCAGAAAAATAGAGAAACCGTGTTATCAAAATTAAGCTTCCTCCTCAAATACTATTGCTTTTGGTGGGCATTTTTTGTCTTTTCCAAAATCCTTTTTCTTACCTATCATACCACCAAAACGCTGGAATTGTCTTTGGCAACGATTTTACAAACTTTTGTCGTTGGCTCAAAACTAGACTGGTCTTTTGCAGGCTATGTTTCACTTTTGCCTTTTTTAGTATATAGTTTTTCTGTTTTTCCCAAAATACAAAACAAGCTATATGTCTTTATTCAATCCTATACTATTATTGTGCTAGTACTATGCAGCCTGCTAGTAGTCATCGATATGGAACTTTACCGTACATGGGGCTTTAGGATTGACGCTACGCCACTGATGTACTTGTCTAATCCCCAAGAAATGATGGCTTCGGCTGGAGCTTCGCCCGTTTTTTTGTTGGTCGGAATCTTAGCAATATTATCGGGCTTAGGGATTTTCATATACCTCAAATACCTTTCGTTGCACACACAAAAAGTAAATACCCCTTTTTATTTTTTGCCAATTGGCTTATTTTTTACTGCCGTACTCATTATCCCAATTCGTGGAGGGCTACAGCTTGCCCCGATCAATCAAAGTGCTGTATATTTTTCTAATCAGGTATTTGCCAACCACGCAGCAATTAATCCCCTTTGGAATTTTGCCGACTCTTGGGTCAATAAAACTGCTATTAAGCAAAATCCTTATAATTATATCGAAAATGAAAGGGCTGAGAATCTCGTAGATTCTTTATTCTCGAATCCAAATGCACATACCGAATTGGTAATTGATACAAATGTGGCCAAACCGAATGTTTTAATTATTACTTGGGAAAGTTTAACAGCAAAAGTTTTCTCCAAAACAGGTGGCCTACCCAATATTTTACCCGAATTAGAACATATTGCCGATGAAGGGCTTTTATTTACTCGATGTTATGCCAGTGGCGACCGTTCAGACAAAGGGTTGGTGGCCATTTTGAGTGGATACCCCGCACAAACTACTGCCAGTATTATGACAATGCCCAAGAAAACTGCCAAATTACCTATTCTAAGCCAAGATTTTAAGAAACAAGGCTATTATACGGCTTGGTATTATGGCGGTGAACCCGAGTTTGCCAACATCAAATCTTATATGCTTGAAGGACAATTTGACCAACTTATTACCAAAGAAAGCTTTGACGCTAAAGATATGAATTCAAAATGGGGAGCACATGACCATGTTGTTTTCAAGAGAATTCTCAAGGACTTACAACATCAGACACAGCCATTTTTCATCAATTATTTTACCTTGAGTAGTCACGAACCCTTTGAAGTACCCATGAAAACGGCTTTTGAAGGCGAAGGCGAAAAAAGTTTATTTCTCAATGCTCATCATTATACCGACAAAAGTTTAGGCGAATTTATTAAAAAAGCCAAGGAACAATCTTGGTGGAAAAATACGTTAGTCATCATAGTGGCCGACCACGGTCATAGATTGCCCGAGAGTACCGACAAAGCTGAAAACTTCCATATTCCGATGGTTTGGACAGGTGGATTACTCAAAAGCAAAGGTAAGGTTATCAACACAGTATGCTCTCAGAATGACCTGATTGCCACGCTTTTGGCACAACTCAAGCTTAATCACACGGCTTATCGCTGGTCGAAAAATATACTGAGTACCCCCTACAAACCATTTGCGTATTTTGCCTTTAACAATGGCTTTGGGTTTGTCCAACAAAACAACAATTATACCTTCGACAACGAAGGCAAACAACTTATTCAATCAACAGGAAAAGTTAATTCACAAGATTTAGTTACAGGAAAAGCGTATCTCCAACAATCATTCCAAGATTTTTTGGATAAATAGCTGTAACTTTGCCTTATAGATTCCTATCAGATTTATGCAAAATATTGAAAATCATACCGATAAAAAGAAAGTAGCCTTTTATACATTAGGCTGTAAATTAAACTATTCCGAGACCTCCACTATCTCGCGAATGTTTGAAAACAAGGGTTATCAAAAGGTAGAATTTAACCAAAAGCCCGACATATTTATTATCAATACGTGTTCGGTAACCGAAAATGCCGATAAGAAATGTAAGAAAATTGTAAAGGAAGCCAACAAAATTAACCCTGACGGTTATGTTACTATTATTGGTTGTTATGCTCAGCTAAAACCTCAGGAAATTGCTGATATAGAAGGGGTTGATGCAGTTTTGGGTGCAGCCGAAAAGTTTCAGCTTATAGACCTCCTCGACGGCTTTGTTAAAGAACCAACACGACAAAAAGCAAAAGTATATAACCAAAATATTGAGGAAGCGATTGAGTACCATACCTCCTATTCACTAAACGACCGCACTCGTACTTTTCTGAAAGTACAAGATGGCTGTGACTACCCATGTTCATACTGTACTATTCCACTGGCACGAGGAGGCAGTCGCTCCGACACCGTTGCCAATGTGGTAAAAGCAGCCGAAGAAATAGCACAAAGTGGGGTTAAAGAAATTGTATTGACAGGTGTAAATATTGGTGACTTTGGCCTAAGAAATGGCAAACGAGAAGAGACATTCTTAGATTTGGTGCAGGCCTTGGACGAAGTAGAAGGTATTAGTCGTTTCAGAATCTCGTCGATAGAACCCAACTTGTTAACCGATGAAATTATAGCATTTGTAGCTCAATCAAAAAGATTTGTACCACATTTTCATATTCCTTTACAATCAGGCTCAAGCAAAGTTTTGGCTTTGATGAAAAGACGCTACAAAAAAGAATTATATATTGACCGTGTCAACAAAATCAAATCATTGATGCCAGATTGTTGTATTGGTGTTGATGTAATTGTAGGCCATCCAGGCGAAACAGACGAAGAGTTTCTGGAAACTTATAACTTCATTAACGAGCTACCTGTCAGCTATTTACATGTATTTACCTATTCGGAAAGAGAAAATACCCACGCTACAACGATCAAGCCTGTAGTACCACAAAGTAAAAGAGCCGAACGCTCAAAAATGCTACATATTCTTTCAGACAAAAAACGTCGTTTTTTCTATGAAGAACAATTAGGCAAAACATTTGAAGTATTGTTTGAAGAAGATATAGAAGATGGACAAATGCAGGGCTTTACCGAAAATTATGTACGAGTAACAGCCAAATATGACCCACTGCTTATTAACGAAACCAAGAAAGTGGCCTTAGTAGCCATCAATGAAAAAATGTTGGTAGAAGTAGAAGAAGCAGAAGTATATGAAACACATTAAAAAACAAAAAAGGCTGTTCAGAGTTGAGCAGCCTTTTCTTATAACAAAACAAAACCACAAGAAACCAAACTTGTGGTTCTGCAAAGATAAGGAATGTTTCTTAGAATAATACTACATACGAATACATTATCTAAAAAATGTTCAATTAGTTGTTACTTATAGTCTATTCTAATTCTGTTTACAGCTAACTTCCTGTATATGAATAGGATTATACGTTACGACTATCTTCTTTTATGTCTTTTCGATTGATTTGAACGATTCGATGTAAAGTTTTCTACCAATTCTTCTATGGTATTTGCCCCTAAATCTTCGGCTAATCTGAGCAAAAGTAAAGCACTCACTTCTGCGTCTTCCATAGCATTATGGTGATTAAACTGATGATTTAGCTTGTTTGTTGCCAATGTATTGAGGCCATACCCAGGCTCACCCACCCAAACTTTACGAGATAACTCCAAAGAACATAAGGTAGAAAAAGGGATTTTGGGAATTTCGTAATGGCTCATTACAGTTTGTAAAACACTGAAATCAAATTTACCATTGTGGGCTACTAGAGTGGTGTTATCAAGCATCGGTTTGATTTCGTGCCACACAACATCAAAGGTGGGTTGTTCTTCTAATAATTCGGCTGAAAGGCCATGTACCCTAAACTGATAATATCCAACTTCAAATGGAGTCGGTCGAATTAACCATTCTTTTTTTTCAACAATTACACCATTCTCGACCCTGACAGCCCCCAATGCACATGCACTACTCCTATAATTATTGGCAGTTTCAAAATCAATCGCAGTAAAATTCATTCTAAAAAAGTTCAAATGACCTATTCTATTTTAAAAAAACAGATGGGTCTAAATAACAATATCTTAACTATACTTAGTAAAACGGATTCATAGAATAATCCTAGAAAGCTATAATATGTGAAACTTCTTGTACCTTTATTATGCCTATTTAATTTCTGTATAGACTGCAAATATCGTGAAAAACCGATGAATTTCTTATTAAAATCAACAAATAAGCAAACCAACTAAGAATTATCCCTACAAACAACGATAATGATATAATTTAATATGATTCTATTTGTTGTTATATACTTTATTTTAAAGTAATTATCTATATAATTATATTTCTATCTATTCTATTGCTAACTTAAAAGAGCCTTGACACAGCCATTTTTTTCGACTCAAATACTATTTATATAACCCAATATTTTCTATGAGAAAAATTTTACTACTATTGCTTTTTAGTACAACTACTTTACAGGCTCAGGATGCCAACGTATTCAAGCCCGACTCTATCAAAAGAGTCATAGAAGCTATTGAAATTAATACTACCCTTAAAATTGATGGCTCACTCAATGATTCAGAATGGCAGAAAACCAAGCCTTCACCTAAATTTGTACAAATCGAGCCTTTTCAGGGTAACACCCCCAATCATCATACCGATGTAAGGGTTTTATACAACAAGCAGTTTTTGTACTTAGGCATTTTTGCAAAAGATTCTCTTGGCAGAAAAGCTATTCGTGCTACCGATTTCAAACGGGATTTCAACGCCATGCAACACGATTTGGTTACGCTGTCGTTTGATGGCTTCAACGACCAACGCAATGCCATGGCTTTTGCTACCAATCCTTATGGTGTTCAACGCGACTTACTTTCGTTTGATGATTTGTATTATGACGTTGATTGGGATGGCCTATGGAAAGTACGAACAACCCGCATAGATTCGGGCTGGGTTGCCGAAATAGCTATTCCTTGGCAAACTTTGCGTTACCCTAAAACCTCCGACTCGCTACAAAATTGGGGGTTTAATGTTTTTAGAAATAGGCGCTTATCAAACGAAACATCGGCTTTTGCTCCAGTGCCTCGTTCTTTTACTTCGCTACGAATGGATTATGCAGGAGTCCTCAAAAACCTACAACCACCACCACCCAAGCCTAATGTTAGAATCCAACCTTTTATTCTAACGTCGTTTGATCGCTACAAAGGGTTTGATAATAACAAGCCTAACGAAACGAGCCTTAAATTGGGGGGTGAACTCAAGTGGGCTATCAATCCGAATGCGGTATTGGACATTACAGCCAATACCGACTTTGCCCAAGCCGATGCCGACCGTCAGGTAAATAATGTGACTCGATTTTCTGTATTTTTTCCAGAAAGAAGACAGTTTTTTCTAGAAAATGCTTCATTATTTGGCATTGGTGTAAGCCGAAATCCTGATGAATCTGGTGGAAATATGCGGATACAGCCATTTTTTAGCCGAAGAATTGGCCTCGACGATACAGGTAATCCTATTCCAATAGATTTGGGAGGGCGCTTCGTATATCGTTCTTCTAAACGTAACTTCGGTGCAATTTTAATGCGACAAAGAGGCATTGAAGATTCGCCAGCAACTAATTTTTTTGTAGGAAGGTTTTCAGAAAATATCGGGAAACAAAATAGAATTGGGGGGCTAGTTACAGTAAAAAGTCGTCCAGAAAGTGCCAATGTGGTAAGTTCAATCGATGGGTTCTTCCGTTTGGGCGAGTCGCATTCACTCAGTACTATGGTTTCTCATAGTAGTACAAGCAATACCAATAAGCAAGGTATTTCGGCCTATGCACAGTATTTCTTTGTCAATAATCAATTTAAAATCTGGTGGACTCAGTCGATTGTTACGAAAGACTACGACCCTGAATTGGGCTTTGTGTCTCGCAACGACGTTGTAGGTACAACACCCGGTATATTTTGGTGGTATCGTGGCAAATATTTACCTTTCAAAAAATGGCTACGAGCCTGGGAACCAAGTATTTTCCCCGAGTTTTATCATCAAGTATCTACAGGAAAGCTTATTGAAAAAACTTGGACGATTTACCCCATTTGGCTTAATTTTCAGAATGGTGCTTATTTTGGCTATAGTGCTACTCCTACTTTTCAGGAACTCACCGAACCATTTGAGCCACTGGGTATCACAATTCGGACAGGACAATATAATTATTTTCGTCATCAGATTTATGCAAGTACCGACCCCTCAAGGGTTTTAAACTTACAGACTATCTATAACTGGGGAAGTTATTTCAATGGAAAGTTGTACTCGGGCGACTGGACGCTACAATTTGCTCCAATGCCTCATTTTTCATTGACGGCTCGTTTCAATCGTAATCATTTTGTAGAAGTTGGCGAAAACAATACCACCTCGACTGTTGATCTATATGCTTTGGAAGGAAGGTTTGCCCTTAACCCGAGGGTACAATTGATAGGTTTTTATCAGCGTAATTCTGAAAATGAATCTCAAAATTACAATATTCGACTTTCTTGGGAATATCAACCTTTATCATACATCTATGTGGTACTCAATCATCGAGACTTTCAGGATATTCAACTAAAAAATATGGCTGAAAATCATGTAATTGCCAAAGTAAGTTATCTGAAGCAGTTTTAAAGAGAGATTGTAGAGATATAGATTATTTATTCAAAGATAGGTTAGTGATAAACCCATATATATATAACAGTAAAAAGCCCTCTGACACAGTCTGAGGGCTTTTTTTCTGAAACAAAACCACAAGAACCATTACTTGTGGTCATGCTTTTATGTAATAAAATTCTAAACTTCTACTAAAGATTCGTCGTGTTGAGAAATATCCAAACCAACTCTTTCTTCTTCTTCTGTTACACGCAAAGGAACAATTTTGTCTGTGATAAACAACAAAGCATAAGAACCTAAGAATGCAAATGCAGATACAACTACCAATGCAACAATGTGTTTGATTAATAAAGCTGGGTCGCCAGTGATAAAGAAACCTTGTTCTGTATCTACAACTGCACCATTGATAGCTTTTGAAGCAAACAAACCTGTCAACAACATACCCATCATACCACCTGTACCATGGCAAGGGAATACGTCTAGTGTATCATCCAATTTTGAGTTGGCTCTCCAGTGTGCAGCAATGTTAGAAACAATAGCCGAAACTGTACCAATAAAGATTGCCGCTGTGATAGAAACAAAACCAGAAGCTGGAGTAATAGCCACCAAGCCTACAACAGCACCAATACTAAAGCCTAATGCTGAAACTTTACGACCACGTGTTACATCAAACAATACCCATGACAAACCTGCCGAAGCTGCAGCTACTTGAGTTGTAGCAAATGCTGATACCGCCAATGGACCTGCTCCTACTGCCGAACCTGC
The DNA window shown above is from Flectobacillus major DSM 103 and carries:
- a CDS encoding glutamine synthetase beta-grasp domain-containing protein gives rise to the protein MAKAKLEYIWLDGYKPTQSLRSKTKIENNFSGKLEDCDMWSFDGSSTEQAPGGSSDCLLKPVFICVDPARRDAYLVMCEVLNADGTPHESNGRATIEDDDNDFWFGFEQEYFLWNLETDKPLGFPANGYPAPQGPYYCSVGAKNAYGRDIVEEHLDICLDAGLNVEGINAEVAAGQWEFQIFSKGAKEAGDQIWIARYLLERLGEKYNVAINWHCKPLGATDWNGSGMHANFSNTALRTAGKKETYDIICEAFRPYVAEHIAVYGADNHLRLTGKHETQSIDQFSYGVSDRGASIRIPIAAVEKGWKGWLEDRRPNSAADPYKVAARIIKTVKTAKI
- a CDS encoding LTA synthase family protein; this translates as MLSKLSFLLKYYCFWWAFFVFSKILFLTYHTTKTLELSLATILQTFVVGSKLDWSFAGYVSLLPFLVYSFSVFPKIQNKLYVFIQSYTIIVLVLCSLLVVIDMELYRTWGFRIDATPLMYLSNPQEMMASAGASPVFLLVGILAILSGLGIFIYLKYLSLHTQKVNTPFYFLPIGLFFTAVLIIPIRGGLQLAPINQSAVYFSNQVFANHAAINPLWNFADSWVNKTAIKQNPYNYIENERAENLVDSLFSNPNAHTELVIDTNVAKPNVLIITWESLTAKVFSKTGGLPNILPELEHIADEGLLFTRCYASGDRSDKGLVAILSGYPAQTTASIMTMPKKTAKLPILSQDFKKQGYYTAWYYGGEPEFANIKSYMLEGQFDQLITKESFDAKDMNSKWGAHDHVVFKRILKDLQHQTQPFFINYFTLSSHEPFEVPMKTAFEGEGEKSLFLNAHHYTDKSLGEFIKKAKEQSWWKNTLVIIVADHGHRLPESTDKAENFHIPMVWTGGLLKSKGKVINTVCSQNDLIATLLAQLKLNHTAYRWSKNILSTPYKPFAYFAFNNGFGFVQQNNNYTFDNEGKQLIQSTGKVNSQDLVTGKAYLQQSFQDFLDK
- the mtaB gene encoding tRNA (N(6)-L-threonylcarbamoyladenosine(37)-C(2))-methylthiotransferase MtaB, translated to MQNIENHTDKKKVAFYTLGCKLNYSETSTISRMFENKGYQKVEFNQKPDIFIINTCSVTENADKKCKKIVKEANKINPDGYVTIIGCYAQLKPQEIADIEGVDAVLGAAEKFQLIDLLDGFVKEPTRQKAKVYNQNIEEAIEYHTSYSLNDRTRTFLKVQDGCDYPCSYCTIPLARGGSRSDTVANVVKAAEEIAQSGVKEIVLTGVNIGDFGLRNGKREETFLDLVQALDEVEGISRFRISSIEPNLLTDEIIAFVAQSKRFVPHFHIPLQSGSSKVLALMKRRYKKELYIDRVNKIKSLMPDCCIGVDVIVGHPGETDEEFLETYNFINELPVSYLHVFTYSERENTHATTIKPVVPQSKRAERSKMLHILSDKKRRFFYEEQLGKTFEVLFEEDIEDGQMQGFTENYVRVTAKYDPLLINETKKVALVAINEKMLVEVEEAEVYETH
- a CDS encoding 3'-5' exonuclease yields the protein MNFTAIDFETANNYRSSACALGAVRVENGVIVEKKEWLIRPTPFEVGYYQFRVHGLSAELLEEQPTFDVVWHEIKPMLDNTTLVAHNGKFDFSVLQTVMSHYEIPKIPFSTLCSLELSRKVWVGEPGYGLNTLATNKLNHQFNHHNAMEDAEVSALLLLRLAEDLGANTIEELVENFTSNRSNQSKRHKRR
- a CDS encoding carbohydrate binding family 9 domain-containing protein, with amino-acid sequence MRKILLLLLFSTTTLQAQDANVFKPDSIKRVIEAIEINTTLKIDGSLNDSEWQKTKPSPKFVQIEPFQGNTPNHHTDVRVLYNKQFLYLGIFAKDSLGRKAIRATDFKRDFNAMQHDLVTLSFDGFNDQRNAMAFATNPYGVQRDLLSFDDLYYDVDWDGLWKVRTTRIDSGWVAEIAIPWQTLRYPKTSDSLQNWGFNVFRNRRLSNETSAFAPVPRSFTSLRMDYAGVLKNLQPPPPKPNVRIQPFILTSFDRYKGFDNNKPNETSLKLGGELKWAINPNAVLDITANTDFAQADADRQVNNVTRFSVFFPERRQFFLENASLFGIGVSRNPDESGGNMRIQPFFSRRIGLDDTGNPIPIDLGGRFVYRSSKRNFGAILMRQRGIEDSPATNFFVGRFSENIGKQNRIGGLVTVKSRPESANVVSSIDGFFRLGESHSLSTMVSHSSTSNTNKQGISAYAQYFFVNNQFKIWWTQSIVTKDYDPELGFVSRNDVVGTTPGIFWWYRGKYLPFKKWLRAWEPSIFPEFYHQVSTGKLIEKTWTIYPIWLNFQNGAYFGYSATPTFQELTEPFEPLGITIRTGQYNYFRHQIYASTDPSRVLNLQTIYNWGSYFNGKLYSGDWTLQFAPMPHFSLTARFNRNHFVEVGENNTTSTVDLYALEGRFALNPRVQLIGFYQRNSENESQNYNIRLSWEYQPLSYIYVVLNHRDFQDIQLKNMAENHVIAKVSYLKQF